One genomic region from Colletotrichum lupini chromosome 7, complete sequence encodes:
- a CDS encoding FAD dependent oxidoreductase: protein MSETPFPVPNAITPYWRKDLHPLDSHQSSETLPAEQDIVIIGAGYSGAASAYYLLDGTDPSSRPTVTILEARQACSGATARNGGHVRPDLYAGLPARAKRYDQETADEMALFELANLHAVRDLVLEKKIDCDFRMTTSMAVLRDPALAKPIKEGLDELLQWNSPTAKLVHYLEGKEAATFSGVKDATAVFSFQAGSIWPYKLVMFLLSQAVDKGAQLHTHTPVVKVSDSQEGGFWTITTPRGVIKAKTVIYASNGYTSTILPEYKNRIIPVRGICSHVAAPDGAEHPHLPMTYSLRHGANLYDYQVTRPDGSIVVGGARTEVIPRVNEWYNVWDDSKLIEPAAHYLDDHMQRNFRGWENSGAKVDSIWTGIMGYTNDTYPHVGPVPSKPGQFICAGFNGHGMSFILLTAKGLAKIVRDDVPFSQSGVPRLFETSERRLREEKNELLG, encoded by the exons ATGTCCGAGACTCCGTTCCCTGTCCCTAATGCCATCACCCCATACTGGCGCAAGGATCTGCATCCTCTAGACAGCCACCAAAGCTCCGAGACCCTGCCGGCGGAACAGGACATTGTCATTATCGGTGCCGGATACTCAGGCGCCGCTTCGGCGTACTACCTCTTGGATGGCACTGATCCCTCATCACGTCCGACTGTCACAATCCTCGAAGCCAGGCAAGCATGCTCCGGTGCAACAGCCCGCAACG GCGGCCACGTGAGGCCGGATCTCTATGCTGGACTTCCCGCCCGCGCCAAACGATATGATCAAGAGACTGCGGATGAGATGGCGCTATTCGAGCTTGCCAATCTTCATGCTGTGAGAGATCTCGTACTGGAAAAGAAAATTGACTGCGACTTCCGGATGACTACATCTATGGCTGTCTTGAGAGACCCGGCACTTGCAAAGCCGATCAAGGAAGGCCTAGATGAGCTCCTGCAATGGAATTCGCCGACCGCAAAGCTCGTTCACTATCTTGAAGGCAAAGAAGCCGCGACATTTTCCGGTGTCAAGGATGCGACTGCTGTATTCTCGTTCCAGGCGGGCTCGATCTG GCCCTACAAGCTGGTTATGTTCCTCCTGTCTCAGGCTGTCGACAAGGGAGCCCAGCTGCACACTCACACGCCCGTAGTCAAAGTTTCCGACTCCCAAGAGGGCGGCTTCTGGACCATAACCACGCCCAGAGGTGTCATTAAGGCAAAGACGGTAATTTACGCTTCCAACGGGTACACGTCAACGATCCTTCCAGAGTACAAGAACCGTATCATCCCCGTCCGCGGGATCTGCAGCCATGTGGCTGCTCCTGATGGCGCCGAGCACCCGCATCTCCCCATGACATACTCACTACGGCACGGAGCCAATCTATACGACTACCAAGTCACACGACCGGATGGGAGCATCGTCGTGGGCGGTGCTAGGACCGAAGTCATCCCGCGCGTCAACGAATGGTACAACGTCTGGGACGATTCGAAGCTCATCGAGCCCGCGGCTCATTATCTTGACGACCACATGCAGCGGAACTTCCGTGGGTGGGAGAACAGCGGGGCAAAAGTTGACAGCATCTGGACAGGAATCATGGGC TACACCAACGATACATACCCCCATGTCGGTCCTGTACCTTCAAAGCCGGGGCAGTTCATCTGCGCGGGATTCAACGGGCATGGCATGTCATTCATCCTATTGACAGCCAAGGGTTTGGCGAAGATCGTACGGGATGATGTGCCATTTTCGCAGTCTGGCGTTCCGCGATTGTTCGAGACGAGCGAACGCAGACTCCGGGAGGAAAAGAATGAGCTGCTCGGTTAA